A DNA window from Aestuariispira ectoiniformans contains the following coding sequences:
- the atpC gene encoding ATP synthase F1 subunit epsilon — translation MADTVAFELVSPEKLLLSQDVEMVVLPAAEGDLGVLPGHSPVISTVRPGTISVFKSGNVEQRIFVAGGFLEVTKERCTVLAEEVVNVSEIDIAAAKQLVSDFSDDVRTAKNAEDKAAAEAGLAVAVARVAAAEQPAYA, via the coding sequence ATGGCCGATACGGTCGCATTCGAACTGGTGTCGCCGGAAAAACTTCTTCTGTCCCAGGACGTGGAAATGGTCGTCCTGCCGGCAGCAGAGGGGGACCTTGGCGTCCTTCCCGGCCATTCCCCGGTGATCTCAACGGTCCGTCCGGGCACGATTTCCGTGTTCAAGAGCGGTAATGTTGAGCAGCGTATCTTCGTCGCCGGCGGCTTCCTGGAAGTAACCAAGGAACGCTGCACGGTACTGGCGGAAGAAGTGGTGAATGTTTCTGAAATTGATATCGCTGCTGCCAAGCAGTTGGTGTCCGATTTCAGCGACGACGTCCGTACGGCGAAAAATGCCGAGGACAAAGCCGCTGCCGAAGCTGGTTTGGCGGTTGCTGTTGCGCGCGTCGCTGCTGCGGAACAGCCGGCATACGCCTGA
- the atpD gene encoding F0F1 ATP synthase subunit beta gives MANNIGKISQVLGAVVDVQFDGDLPAILNALHTKNGEQTLVLEVAQHLGEKTVRTIAMDGTDGLVRGQEVVDTGDAIKVPVGPETLGRIMNVIGEPVDERGPVNTKQSFPIHRSAPDYIEQATETEQLVTGIKVIDLLTPYPKGGKIGLFGGAGVGKTVTIMELINNIAKGHGGYSVFAGVGERTREGNDLYHEMIESGVINLDGDSKCALVYGQMNEPPGARMRVALSGLTQAEYFRDEEGQDVLFFVDNIFRFTQAGSEVSAMLGRIPSAVGYQPTLGTDMGAMQERITSTKKGSITSVQAVYVPADDLTDPAPATTFSHLDATTVLSRSIAEQAIFPAVDPLDSTSRILEPAVVGQEHYDVARRVQETLQQYKGLQEIIAILGMDELSEEDKLVVARARKIQRFLSQPFHVAEVFTNTPGKFVDLEDTVKGFKAIVEGEYDDLPEAAFYMVGGIEEAVEKAKKIAAEAA, from the coding sequence ATGGCGAACAACATTGGTAAAATCTCGCAGGTACTGGGCGCCGTTGTCGACGTTCAGTTCGACGGCGATCTGCCGGCGATTCTAAACGCCCTGCACACCAAAAACGGGGAACAAACCCTGGTTTTGGAAGTTGCCCAGCATCTGGGTGAAAAAACGGTCCGTACCATTGCTATGGATGGTACTGACGGTCTGGTTCGCGGCCAGGAAGTGGTCGACACCGGCGATGCGATCAAGGTTCCGGTTGGTCCGGAAACCCTGGGCCGTATCATGAACGTCATCGGTGAGCCGGTTGACGAACGTGGCCCGGTGAACACCAAACAGTCCTTCCCGATCCACCGCTCGGCACCGGATTACATCGAACAGGCAACCGAAACCGAACAGCTCGTCACCGGTATTAAGGTGATCGACCTGCTGACCCCGTATCCGAAGGGCGGTAAAATTGGTCTGTTCGGCGGTGCAGGTGTTGGTAAAACCGTGACCATCATGGAATTGATCAACAACATCGCGAAGGGCCACGGTGGTTACTCCGTCTTCGCCGGTGTTGGTGAGCGTACCCGTGAAGGTAACGACCTGTATCACGAAATGATCGAATCCGGCGTTATCAACCTGGACGGCGACAGCAAATGTGCGCTGGTCTATGGTCAGATGAACGAGCCGCCGGGTGCGCGTATGCGTGTTGCGCTTAGTGGTCTGACCCAGGCGGAATACTTCCGTGACGAAGAAGGCCAGGACGTTCTGTTCTTCGTGGACAACATCTTCCGCTTCACCCAGGCTGGCTCCGAAGTGTCCGCTATGTTGGGCCGTATTCCGTCTGCTGTGGGTTATCAGCCGACGCTGGGTACTGACATGGGTGCGATGCAGGAGCGTATTACCTCCACGAAGAAGGGTTCCATCACCTCCGTACAGGCCGTATACGTCCCGGCGGATGACTTGACCGACCCGGCACCTGCCACGACCTTCTCTCACTTGGACGCCACGACCGTTCTGTCCCGTTCCATTGCGGAACAGGCAATTTTCCCGGCTGTGGATCCGCTCGACTCCACGTCCCGTATTCTGGAACCGGCTGTTGTCGGTCAGGAACACTACGATGTGGCCCGCCGCGTTCAGGAAACCCTGCAGCAGTACAAAGGCCTGCAGGAAATCATCGCGATCCTGGGTATGGACGAGCTGTCTGAAGAAGACAAACTGGTCGTTGCCCGTGCACGTAAGATCCAGCGCTTCCTGTCTCAGCCGTTCCACGTTGCTGAGGTCTTCACGAACACCCCTGGTAAGTTCGTGGACCTGGAAGACACGGTCAAAGGCTTCAAAGCCATCGTGGAAGGTGAATACGACGATCTTCCGGAAGCGGCCTTCTACATGGTCGGCGGCATTGAAGAAGCTGTCGAAAAGGCGAAGAAAATCGCCGCAGAAGCTGCGTAA